A window from Leifsonia shinshuensis encodes these proteins:
- a CDS encoding ATP-binding protein — MTDPTTLRPDPRQGLTAAAANQTVIFVVGRPASGKSTLSHIISERRHLPIVAKDDIKERLFDTLGVGDVQWSERLGRASFALLDYSIELLLQSGASFIVDAAYNPAYEDAKVRAWQQRYGFTAIQVHCTASPDALTRRFFRREQDGNRHPGHADGQRAEQFRATLGNDAREALAVEGPLLAYDTEDETALAPLLARLDALLTPPDLTPPRTRGPRART, encoded by the coding sequence GTGACCGATCCGACGACGCTCCGTCCCGATCCCAGGCAAGGCCTCACGGCTGCAGCCGCCAACCAGACGGTCATATTCGTGGTGGGCCGGCCGGCCTCCGGCAAGTCAACGCTCAGCCACATCATCTCGGAGCGGCGACACCTACCCATCGTGGCGAAGGACGACATCAAAGAGCGTCTGTTCGACACCCTCGGTGTCGGGGACGTCCAATGGTCGGAGAGGCTCGGCAGGGCGAGCTTCGCGTTGCTGGACTACTCCATCGAACTCCTCCTGCAATCCGGCGCTTCGTTCATCGTCGACGCTGCCTACAACCCGGCGTATGAGGACGCGAAGGTGCGAGCTTGGCAGCAGCGGTACGGGTTCACCGCGATCCAGGTCCACTGCACCGCCTCTCCCGACGCGCTGACGCGACGGTTCTTTCGACGCGAGCAGGACGGGAACCGCCACCCGGGGCACGCAGACGGCCAGCGTGCCGAGCAGTTCCGCGCAACACTCGGCAATGACGCGCGAGAGGCGCTGGCGGTGGAGGGTCCTCTGCTCGCGTACGACACCGAAGATGAGACCGCCTTAGCGCCGCTGCTTGCGCGGCTTGACGCATTGCTGACACCGCCCGACCTCACTCCGCCCCGCACGAGAGGGCCGCGCGCCCGGACATAG